The Plutella xylostella chromosome 9, ilPluXylo3.1, whole genome shotgun sequence genome has a segment encoding these proteins:
- the LOC125488949 gene encoding uncharacterized protein LOC125488949, translating into MQQSNKDEDEVVDSRRRSLSRLSFEVEEGEESSRSSSYEHCAKAHTLGTKAGGKPAEQTRLRPGSTTPESVQGSGQGARAKKGGKRDGVSEGSIRSGRGRSLESPAHVSEASVVMLESAESTDSAESTADEERVGPSGKYWQSRSQKRKRSAVFDSGSGSGGSPSGVPNKIGTPKRGRGRPPTTGQYVGLAKAKAELAAAKEKELRLRLEEEVANHSLKARESFSRLDQAISQTLGDGDNRLSADLQTVIANNLDVIMDVGKKSRNLKGTFVRAIKDSVEAISTAVKTLSVRTTNEEVAKLQADNNRLQSEVERLRRENEALRAEQADLRREFQTLRSGFEAANGRRSPSPVPSVGPRQIDEARQVSPPRTVQPSQPSRAGPPAERVRPEFAEFARAIMLEVGNMVDAKLSSLESRLPPAPPMRPPLAADKKKAEAAKKQIQTPKGGIVAQQPGPSHKKKKAKRKRGKKPSRPAPNVAPNVTAPVDQDSPSQPVRPNRSGETWTTVVKRGTKKRATVAASTKAPSREPPKIKLRPPRSQAVVVTLQPEAAGRGMTYAKVLTEAKSKIDLSSLGVSGMRIRNAATGARILEIPGISSKPAADALAAEIEKVIGSETVKVSRPTKCASLRIYGLDDSSTSEEVVEAIALVGGCPKEQIKVGELRMGPSTTGSVWASCPVAAAQKINNAKHLRIGWTSASVKLQPPKTMRCYRCLEAGHVGVCCQSEVDRSNTCYRCGQPGHKASTCNADPHCSICSAAGKPANHRVGGKACVPPSKKQRKKTLAATQPLPTSASANTEAAAAVEETMSS; encoded by the coding sequence ATGCAACAATCCAACAAAGATGAAGACGAAGTTGTAGATAGTAGGAGGCGTAGTTTAAGTAGGTTAAGTTTTGAGGTTGAGGAGGGAGAGGAGAGTAGTAGGAGTAGTAGTTATGAACATTGTGCTAAGGCACACACTTTGGGCACTAAAGCGGGCGGAAAGCCCGCGGAGCAAACTAGACTGAGACCGGGTTCCACCACCCCGGAATCGGTTCAGGGCTCTGGCCAAGGCGCTCGCGCCAAAAAGGGAGGAAAAAGGGACGGGGTCTCTGAGGGATCGATCCGAAGCGGCAGGGGTCGATCGCTCGAGTCTCCCGCCCATGTAAGCGAGGCTAGTGTGGTCATGCTAGAGTCTGCGGAATCTACAGACAGCGCGGAGAGCACTGCAGACGAGGAGAGAGTGGGTCCCTCTGGCAAATATTGGCAGAGTAGGTCCCAAAAACGTAAACGATCTGCGGTCTTCGACTCTGGAAGCGGCTCAGGAGGAAGCCCGAGCGGTGTGCCTAACAAGATTGGCACACCCAAAAGGGGCCGAGGCAGGCCGCCTACCACTGGCCAATATGTTGGCTTAGCAAAGGCCAAAGCTGAACTCGCGGCAGCCAAGGAGAAAGAATTACGGCTCCGCTTGGAAGAAGAGGTTGCAAACCATTCTCTGAAAGCCAGAGAGTCGTTTTCCCGGTTGGATCAGGCCATCTCCCAAACACTTGGGGATGGCGATAATAGGCTGTCTGCTGACTTGCAGACAGTTATAGCCAATAACTTGGATGTTATCATGGACGTGGGGAAAAAGTCCCGAAACCTAAAGGGCACCTTTGTGCGGGCGATAAAAGATTCCGTCGAGGCAATTTCCACGGCTGTGAAAACTCTTAGTGTTCGGACTACAAACGAAGAGGTGGCTAAACTACAGGCTGATAATAATCGCCTGCAGTCCGAGGTCGAGCGCCTGAGAAGGGAGAACGAGGCACTCAGAGCGGAACAAGCGGACCTGCGAAGGGAGTTCCAGACTCTTCGCTCCGGCTTCGAAGCAGCGAATGGACGCCGATCCCCCTCCCCTGTTCCCTCGGTAGGCCCTAGGCAAATTGATGAGGCACGTCAGGTTTCACCGCCACGGACGGTACAACCAAGCCAACCCAGCCGGGCTGGGCCGCCGGCGGAGCGGGTGAGACCAGAATTCGCCGAGTTTGCGCGTGCTATAATGCTGGAGGTGGGGAACATGGTGGATGCCAAGCTCTCCTCATTAGAGTCGCGTCTGCCACCCGCTCCTCCGATGCGCCCTCCTTTAGCTGCAGATAAAAAGAAGGCGGAGGCTGCAAAGAAGCAGATCCAGACACCAAAAGGCGGTATAGTGGCTCAACAACCCGGACCAAGCCACAAGAAAAAGAAGGCCAAAAGAAAAAGAGGCAAGAAACCTAGTAGGCCCGCACCAAATGTGGCACCCAATGTGACAGCACCAGTGGACCAAGACTCACCCTCACAACCCGTTCGGCCAAATAGGAGCGGGGAGACTTGGACTACTGTTGTTAAGCGTGGAACCAAGAAACGGGCGACAGTGGCAGCGTCCACTAAAGCGCCTTCTAGGGAACCCCCGAAGATTAAACTAAGACCTCCACGGTCTCAGGCCGTGGTTGTAACCTTACAGCCGGAAGCGGCGGGCAGGGGAATGACCTACGCCAAAGTCCTAACTGAGGCGAAGTCCAAGATCGATCTCTCTAGCCTAGGAGTTTCAGGGATGCGGATTAGGAATGCAGCCACGGGTGCCCGCATCCTTGAAATTCCGGGAATTTCAAGCAAGCCCGCTGCCGACGCTTTGGCAGCAGAGATCGAAAAAGTTATAGGATCTGAGACTGTAAAAGTGTCTAGGCCCACAAAGTGTGCGAGTCTACGCATATACGGTCTGGATGACTCTTCAACCTCGGAAGAGGTGGTTGAGGCAATTGCCCTTGTCGGAGGATGCCCTAAAGAGCAAATAAAAGTAGGAGAGTTACGTATGGGACCTTCTACCACGGGCAGTGTGTGGGCTAGCTGTCCCGTCGCTGCTGCTCAAAAAATCAACAATGCTAAACACCTCAGGATTGGTTGGACGTCAGCCTCGGTAAAACTGCAGCCACCGAAGACAATGCGGTGCTACCGTTGCCTTGAGGCAGGACACGTTGGCGTCTGTTGCCAGTCGGAGGTGGACCGCAGTAACACTTGCTACCGCTGTGGGCAGCCTGGCCACAAGGCCAGCACCTGCAATGCCGACCCTCACTGCTCCATATGCAGTGCCGCTGGTAAACCGGCCAACCACAGGGTGGGTGGTAAAGCCTGCGTTCCTCCCTCGAAGAAACAGCGGAAGAAGACCTTGGCGGCCACACAACCGCTGCCTACCAGTGCCTCGGCTAATACTGAAGCTGCAGCGGCGGTGGAAGAAACAATGTCCAGCTAG
- the LOC125488950 gene encoding uncharacterized protein LOC125488950 — MTSSDVVSKRPRKRGNPGANNSPPGSKRRVLRRSVREGSGEDDEILGQSLTPSNTRAKAALPKVDDLLAEMQGRPTADLNAFIAAQLSTVEGVADRSRNLKGTFVHSLRLAARQVQAATTELVERTVSGRNEERLERENAELRSQVAALSSRLEDLAKEVATLRQTQDQVAAPVSPVRPSPEPSGDWERRLMERIGSLMDKKLAAVASIASAPNTPPRSGSTPSAGHNRPAVGAVPGTQPRPKAKKRKRKRKKGVVETPAPVARSQPVPSSATPAAGGSTWATVVSRKAQKPKVAVTASQRPAQTKKVVPAKPPSSAAIAVTIREGADVTYAAVMAAAKERVRLSDCGISTVRMKRAVTGGLVLEVSGAECSKHAEDLAAKMREALADMPVHIARPFKTGEVRVMDLDEAISPVQLAAAIANAGECQAADIKVGEIRQARSGLNSAWVWCPLSAVRKLAAAKRIRVGWASARVEVLAARPMQCYRCLETGHVRRQCPNSVDRSDRCYTCGETGHRANQCRADRPKCPLCADLGRPSDHRLGSKRCTTPKGRKKKPQALPANPRADEPVPASLPVPTGNTGPREAMEVSHSQP; from the coding sequence ATGACATCATCGGACGTCGTGTCTAAACGGCCCAGGAAAAGGGGGAACCCGGGAGCCAATAACAGCCCGCCGGGTTCAAAACGCCGAGTGCTAAGGCGCTCGGTTAGGGAAGGAAGTGGGGAGGACGATGAGATTCTTGGCCAATCTCTCACCCCCTCCAACACCAGGGCGAAGGCCGCACTACCAAAGGTGGATGACCTGTTGGCAGAAATGCAGGGACGACCGACAGCTGATCTGAATGCTTTTATTGCAGCTCAGCTGTCCACTGTCGAAGGGGTTGCCGACAGGTCGAGAAATTTGAAGGGCACCTTCGTCCACAGTCTTCGCCTTGCCGCGAGACAGGTGCAGGCAGCCACCACAGAGCTGGTTGAACGCACGGTGTCGGGCCGGAACGAGGAGAGGCTGGAGCGGGAGAACGCAGAGCTGCGCTCTCAGGTAGCCGCCCTCAGCTCGAGGCTGGAGGACTTGGCCAAGGAGGTGGCAACACTCCGGCAGACCCAGGACCAGGTCGCAGCGCCGGTTTCGCCTGTCAGGCCTTCCCCCGAACCTTCGGGAGATTGGGAGCGGCGCCTGATGGAGCGCATTGGGAGCTTGATGGACAAGAAACTGGCGGCAGTTGCGTCCATCGCTTCCGCTCCAAATACCCCACCTCGTTCCGGCTCCACACCGTCAGCCGGGCACAATAGGCCAGCAGTTGGGGCAGTCCCAGGGACACAGCCCAGGCCTAAGGccaaaaaaaggaagaggaagaggaagaaaggGGTTGTGGAGACCCCAGCTCCGGTGGCTCGGTCACAACCAGTGCCTTCTTCTGCTACTCCGGCAGCGGGAGGAAGCACCTGGGCCACCGTAGTGAGCAGGAAAGCCCAGAAGCCGAAAGTAGCAGTCACTGCATCGCAGCGGCCGGCACAGACGAAGAAGGTGGTTCCGGCGAAGCCTCCCTCATCGGCAGCTATTGCCGTCACAATTCGGGAGGGCGCAGACGTCACATACGCTGCTGTCATGGCAGCAGCGAAGGAGCGTGTGCGCCTGAGTGACTGCGGCATAAGCACCGTCCGCATGAAGCGAGCCGTGACTGGGGGCCTCGTCCTAGAGGTTTCTGGCGCAGAATGCTCGAAGCATGCGGAGGATCTTGCCGCAAAAATGAGGGAGGCCTTAGCCGACATGCCGGTTCATATCGCGCGCCCTTTCAAGACGGGTGAGGTGCGCGTCATGGATCTGGATGAGGCAATCTCGCCTGTTCAGTTGGCCGCGGCGATTGCGAATGCGGGAGAGTGCCAGGCTGCCGACATCAAGGTGGGCGAGATCCGACAAGCACGGTCGGGTTTGAATTCGGCGTGGGTCTGGTGCCCGCTCTCTGCGGTGCGCAAGCTGGCAGCAGCGAAGCGCATCCGCGTGGGGTGGGCATCGGCGAGAGTTGAGGTCCTGGCGGCCAGACCAATGCAGTGCTACCGCTGCCTCGAGACTGGCCACGTCCGCCGCCAGTGCCCCAACTCTGTTGACAGGAGCGACAGGTGCTACACTTGTGGGGAGACCGGTCATCGCGCAAACCAGTGCAGGGCGGATAGGCCGAAATGCCCTCTTTGTGCCGACCTCGGTAGGCCATCAGACCACCGGCTAGGCAGCAAGAGATGCACTACTCCAAAGGGCCGTAAAAAGAAGCCGCAGGCCTTGCCTGCCAATCCCCGAGCCGATGAACCGGTCCCAGCCAGCTTGCCGGTTCCAACGGGCAACACGGGCCCGAGGGAGGCAATGGAGGTTTCCCATTCGCAGCCATAA